A genomic window from Yarrowia lipolytica chromosome 1D, complete sequence includes:
- a CDS encoding uncharacterized protein (Compare to YALI0D16907g, weakly similar to DEHA0E16291g Debaryomyces hansenii IPF 11633.1), whose product MGLLASVADAKDNTRHTVQQITAYCNTAKYNECHAAAANNYLACAENDVNCRCTQLQVLADVCAPLCPQTEVSNAELIRSYCAQSTLQSYSSASVAAAGSANDVHSNSLMELKKKLKEKLFGKFKDEDPDCPDDKHEDHGDDCPEDKHNNDQSDDGMYDDCHDKCDGDDHHDDCDNKYDEDDEDDCDDKYDHDDHHEDDCDEKYDGEDDDCDEECDEYDHHDDCAQYYSYANQSDSPSPSSAPSPQPESDESPALSVQSKNFLAMMSAYEKDSSDHASIPGRFHRRSTIERLKATASRGGNQQLHIVPRGLDLLDVDEPNARLFRDFLPSSMDPDCDGDDDEDCVIDGLDPSLYEDVDFDSLQDQRASANIIGWPSIPWPWNDDDQQDDDCEDDKTPEHTPVDDDCGDEEKDQWNTPSTDDDCGDEEKDQWNAPSYDDDDCGDEDKSQWNTPSIDDDCGDEDKDQWNSPSEADDDCGEDSDKSWNDHSGDGDDDCGDDSDKQPSYDKSKHKVSGPDADADETHGDDGDDGDDSDGHGDDGSGSDDDADDGSEGDSEEDGSDTDTKVDGGEGKNATEGSRQGLRNAIKNVGANIRNATGSGVESSATSVVRQGMVEVIVGFAAAAGVGFALI is encoded by the exons ATGGGCCTCCTGGCCTCCGTTGCCGATGCCAAAGACAACACTCGTCATACCGTGCAGCAGATTACTGCCTATTGT aacaCTGCAAAGTACAACGAGTGCCACGCGGCTGCGGCAAACAACTACCTGGCCTGCGCCGAGAACGACGTCAACTGCCGTTGCACCCAGCTCCAAGTCCTGGCCGACGTCTGTGCACCCCTTTGCCCTCAG ACTGAAGTTTCCAACGCCGAGCTCATCCGATCCTACTGCGCCCAGAGCACCCTGCAGAGCTACTCCTCTGCCTCTGTCGCTGCCGCAGGCTCTGCTAACGACGTCCACTCCAACTCTCTGAtggagctgaagaagaagctcaaggaaaAGCTCTTCGGCAAGTTTAAGGATGAAGACCCAGATTGCCCTGACGACAAGCACGAGGATCATGGTGATGATTGCCCCGAGGACAAGCACAACAACGACCAGAGCGATGACGGCATGTACGATGACTGTCACGATAAGTGCGACGGGGACGATCATCACGATGATTGCGacaacaagtacgacgaggatgacgaggacGATTGTGACGATAAGTACGATCACGACGATCACCACGAGGATGACTGCGATGAGAAGTACGACggagaagacgacgatTGCGACGAGGAGTGCGATGAGTACGACCACCACGACGACTGTGCCCAATACTACTCATACGCGAACCAGTCTGACTCTCCCTCGCCTTCTTCCGCTCCCTCTCCGCAGCCAGAGTCTGACGAGTCCCCCGCCCTTTCGGTTCAGTCTAAAAACTTCCTTGCCATGATGAGTGCCTACGAAAAGGACTCTAGCGACCACGCTTCCATCCCTGGCCGTTTCCATCGACGAAGTACCATTGAGAGGCTCAAGGCCACCGCTAGCCGTGGTGGTaaccagcagctccacaTTGTCCCCCGAGGCCTCGACCTTCTTGACGTTGATGAGCCCAATGCCCGCCTCTTCCGAGACTTTCTCCCCTCCAGTATGGATCCCGACTGCGATGgggatgacgacgaggactgCGTGATTGACGGTTTGGATCCCTCTTTATACGAGGATGTTGATTTCGATTCTCTTCAAGACCAGCGTGCCTCTGCCAATATCATTGGCTGGCCCAGCATCCCCTGGCCCTGGAACGACGACGACCAGCAGGACGACGACTGCgaggacgacaagaccCCCGAGCATACCCCTGTTGACGATGACTGCGGTGACGAGGAAAAAGACCAGTGGAACACCCCCTCCACCGATGACGATTGCGGCGACGAAGAGAAGGATCAGTGGAACGCCCCCTCTtacgacgatgacgactgCGGTGACGAGGACAAGAGCCAGTGGAACACGCCTTCTATCGACGACGATTGCGGTGACGAAGATAAGGACCAATGGAACTCTCCTTCCGAagccgacgacgactgtGGCGAGGATAGCGACAAGTCGTGGAACGACCACTCTGGCGACGGCGACGACGACTGTGGCGACGATTCTGACAAGCAGCCCTCCTACGACAAGTCGAAGCACAAGGTCTCTGGTCCCGACGCCGATGCTGACGAGACCCATGGGGACGATGGGGACGATGGCGATGACTCTGATGGCCATGGCGACgacggctctggctctgaTGACGACGCTGATGACGGCTCTGAGGGTGATTCCGAGGAAGACGGTTCTGACACTGACACCAAGGTTGACGGTGGGGAGGGCAAGAATGCCACCGAGGGCTCTCGGCAGGGTCTCCGAAACGCCATCAAGAATGTGGGCGCCAACATCCGGAATGCAACTGGCAGCGGCGTCGAGTCGTCGGCGACTTCTGTCGTGCGGCAGGGTATGGTTGAGGTGATTGTTGGTTTCGCAGCCGCGGCCGGTGTTGGTTTTGCTCTGATTTAG
- a CDS encoding uncharacterized protein (Compare to YALI0D17006g, similar to Saccharomyces cerevisiae CHS7 (YHR142W); ancestral locus Anc_2.94, similar to uniprot|P38843 Saccharomyces cerevisiae YHR142w CHS7 control of protein export from the ER (like chitin synthase III)) — translation MGFGDFDFLCNKSPLPLCMLVGPYDKPTTDQTPLLNGIGLMSECYPRSIELANTIIFQVGNTFIHIGALPVILIMMYTVKGKYTAIGRKELFHFLSCFLFLTCMSLVVDAGVAPPGSAAYPYLVAIQNGAISGTMWSLVNFGFLGFQFYEDGTRRAMLFLRGTTLCAFLLTFIISLFTFIPSWGSDAIGPHNTVGLFVVLYLFNLIFVVVYILSQFALAIFILQDIWMIGAVALGTFFFVASQILLYPISSIICKQVKHYIDGTFFATVTNLFAVMMVYKFWDMSTKEDLEFSVGQKDNMWETKELLGEDNGMSRYEVNGSEYAGSTFALNQHQF, via the coding sequence ATGGGATTCGGAGACTTTGACTTCCTGTGCAACAAATCGCCTCTTCCGCTATGCATGCTGGTAGGCCCTTACGACAAGCCCACCACAGACCAGACCCCGCTGCTCAACGGAATCGGACTCATGTCTGAATGCTACCCGCGGTCCATCGAGCTCGCAAACACCATCATTTTCCAGGTCGGAAACACCTTCATCCACATTGGTGCACTCCCCGTGATTCTCATCATGATGTACACAGTCAAGGGCAAGTACACCGCCATTGGACGAAAAGAGCTGTTCCACTTCCTCAGTTGTTTCCTGTTCCTCACATGCATGTCTCTCGTTGTTGACGCCGGAGTCGCTCCCCCTGGATCCGCCGCATACCCCTACCTGGTAGCCATTCAAAATGGAGCCATTTCCGGAACCATGTGGTCGCTGGTGAACTTTGGATTTCTGGGGTTCCAGTTCTACGAGGACGGAACTCGACGAGCCATGCTGTTTCTGCGAGGAACTACCTTGTGTGCTTTCCTGCTTACTTTCATCATTTCTCTCTTCACTTTCATTCCCTCTTGGGGTTCGGACGCCATTGGCCCCCATAACACCGTGGGTCTCTTTGTTGTTCTCTACCTCTTCAACCTCATCTTTGTGGTTGTGTACATTCTTTCTCAGTTTGCATTGGCCATCTTTATCCTGCAGGATATCTGGATGATTGGAGCTGTTGCTCTGGGCACCTTTTTCTTTGTGGCCTCCCAGATTCTGCTCTACCCCATTTCCTCCATCATCTGTAAGCAGGTCAAGCACTACATTGACGGCACTTTCTTTGCCACCGTCACTAACCTGTTTGCCGTCATGATGGTCTACAAGTTCTGGGACATGtccaccaaggaggatcTCGAGTTCTCTGTCGGACAGAAGGACAACATGTGggagaccaaggagctgcttggTGAGGATAACGGCATGAGCAGATACGAGGTGAACGGCTCCGAATACGCCGGTTCCACTTTTGCTCTCAACCAGCATCAGTTCTAA
- a CDS encoding uncharacterized protein (Compare to YALI0D16984g, some similarities with uniprot|Q9H2G0 Homo sapiens CTCL tumor antigen se37-2) yields the protein MDFKAIHKGYECQISNGCGSVTCSKPYCLSNPRGYQSRNGRFTKAAARQHASNLVMLRGEDGLCVSLDQLKSCDQTREEDEESNNVDDDNGTDTTKQEHPTKSRASVSQQHESVSLSQSPADPNASRDYPKTTLSHSMLKTTVYNVLPSFEDGSWSVILDAKDESTGDRAIDKALDETAPPGTHDTTLQSMTTPTNFLIHLLKNPGCRDNHTAALPSRKPVFPLNHYLFAFHSRVQFLYGLQFMGDAVYHEREQLWGDIAQDEVNDVVGFVKSGNVESAKMALVGSLLGGSGFEVDEVDTAMCDKGKGAEEAKEKLNADSHPVLITRHNPSVSVARVPNLHKVKQYVGLINTPLTSSFSSISSDYDSPIVPRHSSDLYQIVQNRAGVSHDQSRLYSFRRMYSLYNGPENLVRRSVYLGIAMVDYPKPTCFCIHISRTRDEDILEQLLEYINQQLMTSRNLQLPLKVEFSDGEVALDLGGVQLELFDHIGRLLVGLESPYFQHDDNGVVWPRDNPDVSREKWVCIGVVVGLALFNGCPLSFDMPLSFYRNLQEFWGSPCRVTEEDYEQQDPVAYSSLVSLRNLPKAELAGLGLALNDGSPVSTLEDVNKYISEYINSPYTSVRLDNIMNMVAFGFQMVYPAELARKMPTKDLKRLVEGSILADDSHIDVEPLLEQFAYEGGYSESSPQVKWLKEYLRGLSVHQLKLFLHFTTGSERVSIGSKQGQRVVKITVQLNGTNVNCLPSASTCFCILFLPKYETKEVLVRYMDKAMEHSVGFGLM from the coding sequence ATGGACTTCAAGGCCATCCACAAAGGCTACGAGTGCCAGATCTCCAACGGATGCGGgtcggtcacgtgctctAAACCATACTGTCTGAGTAATCCAAGAGGATACCAGTCGAGAAACGGACGCTTCACAAAGGCAGCAGCACGCCAACATGCCAGTAATCTGGTCATGCTGCGAGGAGAGGACGGACTATGTGTTTCCCTTGATCAGCTcaagtcatgtgatcaAACAAGagaggaggacgaagagTCAAACAACGTGGACGATGACAATGGCACCGACACCACCAAACAAGAGCATCCGACAAAGTCACGAGCATCTGTCAGCCAACAACACGAGTCGGTATCACTATCACAGAGCCCAGCCGATCCCAatgcatcacgtgactaccCCAAGACGACGCTGTCGCACTCCATGCTCAAGACCACTGTATACAATGTTCTTCCGAGCTTTGAGGATGGCTCTTGGAGTGTCATTCTGGACGCCAAAGACGAATCTACAGGAGACAGGGCCATCGACAAGGCACTTGATGAGACCGCACCTCCTGGCACCCATGATACAACTCTTCAGAGCATGACTACACCTACCAACTTTCTCATTCATCTCCTGAAGAACCCAGGTTGCAGAGATAATCACACGGCGGCTTTACCTTCGCGCAAACCCGTGTTTCCGCTGAATCACTATCTCTTTGCATTCCACTCTCGAGTCCAGTTTCTCTATGGGCTCCAGTTCATGGGAGATGCGGTGTATCACGAACGTGAACAGCTTTGGGGGGATATTGCACAAGATGAAGTCAATGACGTGGTTGGGTTTGTCAAGTCGGGAAACGTCGAGTCTGCCAAGATGGCGCTTGTTGGTAGCTTGCTAGGGGGTAGTGGTTTTGAGGTAGATGAAGTGGACACTGCGATGTGTGACAAAGGTAAGGGTGCTGAAGAGGCCAAGGAAAAGCTGAACGCTGATTCACACCCCGTTCTCATTACTCGGCATAATCCTAGCGTTTCTGTGGCCCGGGTTCCCAATCTCCACAAGGTGAAGCAATATGTAGGTCTTATCAACACTCCCTTGACCTCAAGCTTCTCTTCAATCTCTTCCGATTACGACTCTCCCATCGTTCCCCGCCATTCGAGCGATCTATACCAGATTGTCCAGAATCGAGCCGGtgtgtcacatgaccaatCTCGATTATACAGCTTCCGACGCATGTACAGTCTATACAACGGGCCGGAGAATCTCGTCCGACGTTCGGTGTACCTAGGGATTGCCATGGTGGATTATCCCAAACCAACGTGTTTCTGCATCCACATTTCGCGGACTCGTGATGAAGACATTCTAGAGCAGCTGTTGGAGTACATTAATCAGCAGCTGATGACCTCCCGAAACTTGCAACTCCCTCTGAAGGTTGAGTTCTCGGATGGAGAGGTTGCCCTAGATCTTGGAGGTGTTCAGCTGGAGCTTTTTGACCACATTGGACGTCTCCTTGTGGGCCTGGAGTCCCCCTACTTCCAACATGACGATAATGGAGTTGTTTGGCCGCGTGACAACCCCGACGTTTCGCGTGAAAAGTGGGTTTGCATTGGAGTTGTGGTGGGTCTGGCACTGTTTAATGGCTGTCCGCTGTCGTTTGATATGCCTCTCTCGTTTTACCGCAACTTGCAGGAGTTTTGGGGATCCCCCTGTCGTGTGACTGAGGAGGACTACGAGCAACAGGACCCAGTGGCATACAGTTCATTGGTGAGCTTGCGAAATTTACCCAAAGCTGAACTTGCCGGATTGGGATTGGCATTGAACGACGGTTCCCCGGTCTCGACCCTGGAGGATGTGAACAAGTACATCTCCGAGTATATCAACAGTCCCTACACTTCTGTCCGGCTCGACAACATTATGAATATGGTTGCTTTCGGATTCCAGATGGTTTACCCTGCGGAATTGGCTCGAAAGATGCCCACAAAGGACCTAAAGCGTCTCGTTGAGGGATCCATTCTTGCTGATGACTCCCACATCGACGTGGAGCCTCTACTAGAGCAGTTCGCCTACGAGGGAGGGTACTCCgagtcttctcctcaagTCAAGTGGCTGAAGGAGTATCTTAGAGGCCTTTCTGTGCACCAGCTCAAGCTCTTTTTGCATTTCACCACGGGCTCCGAGCGTGTGTCTATTGGAAGTAAGCAGGGACAGAGGGTCGTCAAGATCACTGTTCAGTTGAATGGAACCAATGTCAACTGTCTCCCCTCTGCTTCCACTTGTTTTTGCATTCTCTTCTTGCCAAAGtacgagaccaaggaggtgtTGGTCAGGTACATGGACAAGGCCATGGAGCACAGTGTTGGTTTTGGACTCATGTAG
- a CDS encoding uncharacterized protein (Compare to YALI0D16929g, similar to Saccharomyces cerevisiae RSM22 (YKL155C); ancestral locus Anc_5.264, weakly similar to uniprot|P36056 Saccharomyces cerevisiae YKL155c CAP1 putative cytochrome c oxidase), whose product MAEIYIFSAEHFSYQNHTPHMLRIANVFKSGARAQLLPGRVSVQLAPVRHSSTGNLSSHMKDNMEADLVATHGQNHNNVHEYEDNRPERHHPDTIAARAAHMFSVPKHLDRAMADALQTKDMSPATLKRNVAQFYGGSDELVSKMETGRDNPLESALTVAAATLHQNYASAYAVLKEVRQKMPEGWTPNSVLDVGLGASAGMLAVNELFAEEENWNPDRKTAVILGPRVNTLLTKQFFDTQKHEDQGQNNFKDKVRNTRLQTGLPKNNLYKYDLIIANQQLDLMARQEDSTLEMLSARLVDLLSPGGVLVLVDRGNPNGYERIARAREVLIRPMGDTGPVKTPVPFGRTRKLHFSNDTEMKKLKQELGPEFDIEEQTMPVQDRIYLHIVAPCTHHGKCPFQQGQLRKQNTAKGSWCSFTQKLARPEYVMQLKRGKALAASWDPNVTRNKNKFSGGGRPGSSDLEVPSFSYLIIQRSTTPEVNIPNIQKWPRILKPPMKRKNHVIMNICGPEGGLHSWTVTKSQGKQEYLDARKALQRDQWALDAKVKTPVRKNYQMALEDEKISRNPSAQEKINKVTALSTTQRRDLVKAERRKQIKRARREARLGGQLEPKKDDEEDDQE is encoded by the coding sequence ATGGCTGAaatttatattttttcagCGGAGCATTTTTCCTATCAGAACCACACGCCACACATGCTACGAATCGCGAACGTGTTCAAGAGCGGCGCCAGGGCGCAGCTGCTACCCGGCAGAGTCTCTGTCCAACTTGCTCCTGTCCGACACAGCTCCACAGGCAATCTTAGCAGCCACATGAAGGATAACATGGAAGCTGATCTGGTCGCCACCCACGGCCAGAATCACAACAATGTCCACGAGTACGAAGACAACCGTCCGGAGCGACATCATCCCGACACTATTGCTGCTCGAGCTGCGCATATGTTTTCTGTGCCCAAACACCTGGATCGCGCCATGGCAGACGCTCTGCAGACCAAGGACATGTCTCCTGCCACTCTCAAGCGAAACGTTGCACAGTTTTACGGAGGCAGCGATGAGCTGGTATCCAAGATGGAGACGGGAAGAGACAACCCGCTTGAATCTGCGCTCACCGTGGCCGCGGCCACCCTGCATCAAAACTACGCATCCGCATATGCTGTTTTGAAGGAGGTCCGGCAGAAGATGCCAGAGGGATGGACTCCCAACTCTGTGCTGGATGTGGGTCTCGGAGCTTCTGCTGGAATGCTTGCCGTCAATGAGCTGtttgccgaggaggaaaacTGGAACCCTGACCGGAAAACGGCGGTTATTCTCGGTCCTAGAGTCAACACTTTGCTGACCAAACAGTTTTTTGATACCCAGAAACACGAGgaccagggccagaacaACTTCAAAGACAAGGTGCGAAACACCCGGCTCCAGACTGGTCTCCCAAAGAACaacctgtacaagtacgaccTCATCATTGCcaaccagcagcttgatctCATGGCGCGACAGGAGGATTCCACCCTAGAGATGCTCTCTGCTCGACTGGTGGACCTCCTGAGCCCCGGAGGAGTGCTTGTTCTGGTCGACAGAGGCAACCCCAACGGATACGAGCGAATAGCACGAGCTAGAGAGGTGCTGATTCGACCCATGGGCGATACGGGGCCGGTCAAGACTCCCGTGCCCTTTGGACGGACCCGAAAACTGCATTTCTCCAACGACacggagatgaagaagctcaagcaggagcTGGGACCCGAATTCGACATCGAGGAGCAAACCATGCCCGTCCAAGACCGCATCTATCTCCACATTGTCGCTCCCTGCACACACCACGGAAAGTGCCCCTTCCAGCAGGGCCAGCTAAGAAAACAAAACACAGCCAAGGGCTCCTGGTGCTCCTTCACCCAGAAACTCGCCCGACCAGAGTACGTGATGCAGCTCAAACGAGGAAAGGCCCTGGCGGCTTCGTGGGACCCCAACGTGACTCGAAACAAGAACAAATTctcaggaggaggccgacCTGGCTCTTCAGATCTCGAGGTGCCTTCGTTCAGCTACCTCATCATCCAGCGATCCACAACGCCCGAAGTCAACATCCCCAACATCCAAAAATGGCCCCGAATCCTCAAACCTCCCATGAAGAGAAAGAATCACGTCATCATGAACATCTGTGGACCCGAGGGAGGCCTCCACTCCTGGACCGTCACCAAATCTCAGGGTAAACAGGAGTACCTGGACGCGAGAAAGGCGCTCCAGAGAGACCAGTGGGCGTTGGACGCCAAGGTAAAGACCCCTGTGCGAAAGAACTACCAGATGGCGCTGGAAGACGAGAAAATCTCTCGAAACCCTTCTGCCCAGGAAAAGATTAACAAGGTGACTGCGCTGTCCACCACCCAGAGACGAGACCTCgtcaaggccgagcgaCGAAAGCAGATCAAGAGAGCTCGAAGAGAGGCAAGATTGGGCGGCCAGCTGGAACCCAAAAAggacgacgaagaagacgaccaGGAGTGA
- a CDS encoding uncharacterized protein (Compare to YALI0D16940g, similar to uniprot|Q99369 Saccharomyces cerevisiae YOR280c Hypothetical dihydrofolate reductase), giving the protein MSATKGKLLFLHGFTQSGSLFAKKTSALRKALQKQGYQCFYIDAPVELSAPDLPFDTSNLDSSADTDWKSWWVTNQNKPDYYKLDKAFDSVRDAIEKDGPFDGVMGFSQGAAMAGVLCSQIHNLHEKQPPVKYGVLFCGFRIAPEEYQKFFEPPIATNTLHVLGSLDTVVSEERSLGLWNACDEKTRTMIKHPGGHFVPNSKNFVTDIIGWLENAGKDKQEAKEDEDDWDQFDAIGGR; this is encoded by the coding sequence ATGTCTGCGACCAAGGGaaagctgctgtttctgcatGGATTCACCCAGAGCGGATCGCTGTTTGCCAAAAAGACGTCGGCGCTCCGGAAGGCGTTGCAGAAGCAGGGCTACCAGTGCTTCTACATTGACGCTCCAGTGGAGCTGTCGGCCCCCGATCTGCCGTTCGACACCTCCAACCTGGACTCCAGCGCAGACACAGATTGGAAGAGCTGGTGGGTGACGAACCAGAACAAACCAGACTACTACAAACTCGACAAGGCCTTCGATTCGGTCAGAGACGCCATTGAGAAGGACGGACCCTTTGACGGAGTCATGGGCTTCTCCCAGGGAGCCGCTATGGCCGGAGTCCTGTGCTCCCAGATCCACAACCTGCACGAGAAACAGCCTCCTGTCAAGTACGGCGTCTTGTTCTGTGGGTTCCGAATCGCACCTGAGGAGTACCAAAAGTTCTTTGAGCCCCCGATTGCTACAAACACTCTCCACGTTCTGGGATCTCTCGACACGGTAGTCTCCGAGGAGCGATCTCTGGGCCTGTGGAATGCCTGCGATGAGAAGACTCGAACCATGATCAAGCACCCCGGAGGTCACTTTGTGCCCAACTCGAAAAACTTTGTGACAGACATCATTGGATGGCTGGAGAACGCCGGTAAAGATAAAcaggaggccaaggaagacgaggacgacTGGGACCAGTTTGACGCCATTGGCGGACGATAG
- a CDS encoding uncharacterized protein (Compare to YALI0D16962g, no similarity): MRRLRDFAKDSLDTRYRSDTLSSLDSNLELQPPTRAPSAHISNHPKDRPEYVSQLACYRKFHRSSSQIFNDLKLIRVVSDDTSDKKKREKEPEPEEESLESLMYVFQVLNNTGPPGSRAVSASKPSVSSPKPYPTQIPPHQPLQQVLSPQVMDTYTESTDRSSDQNQPSVFSDLTQLSTPQSSPAETHEPQLRFCPEVELVVYQRKYPLIKSNKWQDLLRLKRSHPEYEHEEEEWTDTISKPILKSRNNHNAEREMATVRREDQLSIDDFLKRLETYDTIREEMQDYFACKRDHVIYRYNRQLREM; encoded by the coding sequence ATGAGGAGACTACGCGACTTTGCTAAAGATTCCCTGGACACGCGATACCGCTCGGATACCCTTTCTTCTCTTGATTCTAACCTCGAGCTCCAACCTCCGACTCGTGCTCCCTCAGCgcacatctccaaccaccccaAAGACCGCCCGGAGTACGTGAGTCAGCTGGCGTGCTACCGCAAGTTTCACCGCTCATCCAGCCAGATTTTCAATGACCTCAAACTGATAAGAGTTGTTTCTGACGACACcagcgacaagaagaaacgtGAGAAGGAACCCGAACCCGAGGAAGAGTCACTCGAAAGCCTGATGTACGTCTTCCAGGTTCTCAACAACACGGGGCCACCCGGCTCACGGGCCGTTTCTGCGTCAAAACCGTCTGTGTCCTCGCCCAAGCCATACCCTACTCAGATACCCCCACATCAACCTCTGCAACAGGTCTTGTCCCCGCAGGTGATGGACACCTACACAGAGAGCACCGACCGATCGTCAGACCAGAACCAGCCCAGTGTGTTTTCGGACCTGACGCAATTGTCGACGCCCCAAAGCTCTCCTGCGGAAACCCACGAGCCCCAGCTGCGGTTCTGTCCTGAGGTGGAGCTCGTTGTGTATCAACGCAAGTACCCACTGATCAAAAGCAACAAGTGGCAGGACCTGCTGCGTCTGAAACGGTCCCACCCGGAGTACGaacatgaagaagaggagtgGACTGACACCATCAGCAAGCCAATTCTCAAGAGCAGAAACAACCATAACGCCGAGCGTGAGATGGCCACGGTGCGGCGTGAGGACCAGTTGTCCATCGACGATTTTCTGAAACGTCTCGAGACCTACGATACCATCAGGGAAGAGATGCAGGATTACTTTGCCTGCAAGCGGGACCATGTGATCTACAGATACAACCGTCAGTTGAGGGAGATGTAA